The Jaculus jaculus isolate mJacJac1 chromosome 1, mJacJac1.mat.Y.cur, whole genome shotgun sequence nucleotide sequence TTCCCGCCGGAAGTCCTTAGAACGTTCTACCACACCCCCTGATTTAGGGAGCAGCACAGTGCGCACAAAGTGAGGCAAGTCCCGTTTCAGCTCATTGTACAGTCGTTCTTGATCCAGAACCACAACCACATCCACCTCAAAAGCTGAAgctgcatgcaccagggcctggtAACCAGAGCCCTTGACCCAGCCACAAGTGTTAATCACACAGCCACTCACAGATGCCCTTCGGTTCACTTCACACCTTTGGTTGAACACATCTGCTAAACGTGATGTAATCTGGAAAAGAATCAAGACAACAAAAAATAAGTCTACAACTATTTTGTCTTCCTTTGGGATCAGTGGGATTATATATGAGAAAAATGATTTTGGGCAATGCTAgggatccaacccagggcttTGGCACATGCTTGGCAAGTGTTCACCTTGAGCCCTATTATAGTTACCTtagcattgctgggacaaactagACCAAAGGTGGCTGAtgaggagaaagggtttattttggcttatagcctctaggagaagcttcatgattgcaagtgaaagcatggcatgagcagagactagacatcacctctggacagtaggtggaaaacagcaggagTGTGAACCAAACCCTGGCAAagggctggcctgaaatttactatgtagtcaggctggcctagaactcatggtcctcctcctacctctgcctccccagtgctgacattaaaggcatgcaccaccacatccagctgtgtTTTGTTTAGTGACAAAGAGTCTGGGTATATAATTCAGGCTAGTTTCAAACTcctactcctcctgcctcagtatttcaaatgctagaattataggcaagaGCCACCATGTTGGCTAAAAATTAttgcagagaatgggcacaccaaggcctcttgccactgcaaatgaagttcagacaCATGCCCCATTCTGTGTCagacattacatgggtactgggagatcaaacttgggtcatcaggctttgtaagcatgtgcctttaacttgTAAGCcctctccctccagccctgaaactgccttgctaaaaatatatataaatatatgtatatgtatatatatatatgtatgtatgtatgtatgtatgtatgtatgtatgtatatatatttatgcctgcacgtgcatgtggaggccgtACTAAAGTCCCCTCCCAGTTTCCTACCAAGATGATAGTAACCTTTCCCTCCAACCCATCTTAGCTCCAGCTCTGACCTTATTATAAAGCTTGATAttggtgccaggagtggtggagcCAAAATGATATACCAAAGGAGCCTGGATGGAGAAACCTTCTTCAACATCTGCTGGCCGCTCAATGTACAGGGCACCCATAGTACCAGGGATAGACACAGAGCCCTGGCCCACATCCAGCTCCACGTAAGTAGGACGGCGGCCCAAACGAACTCCATAGTTGAGTAGTAGGCGACACACGGTGGACTTGCCCACGTCAGTGGGACCCACTACCATCACTCGGGGACCtcgctcttcttctttttccgcCTGCCTCCGCATCTGCTCCAAAGCTGTGTGAGTGTTGAGGTAAAGCAACATAGGTGTGTCTTTAGAGACATAAGCCACCTCTGTACGGCCACTCAACTGCAGAGAACAGCCATGCCAAGTGAAAACAGCCACCTTGGCACCAGCATCAAAGGTGAACTTTTTGTTTCGGGTCAGCTCCGTACCAAAGATCTCCGCCATGCCACTCAACAACTCCAACTGAACTGACTGGGATGCCTCCACCTCAAAGCGAAGTTCTGTTTCTCGCTCAAGTTCAAATTTAGTCGTTGGCTTCTTGTCATCGTTGGCTTCCTCTCCCATCTTTTCTGTATAGCTGCTGTACCTAGACCACAAACTAAAGAttagatagggctggagatatggcacagcagttaaggtgcttgcctgcaaagcctaacaaacttgattccccagtacccatgaatagccaggtgcacaaactggcacatgcatctggagttcactccccccaccaataaataaaacatttaagaaaaatgatTAGATAAAAACCATAAGTCAACTGGGCACGgcaaagcatgcctttaatcacagcactaaggaagcagaggtaggaggctcccagcaagttcaaggcaaaactgggtctacagagtgagttctaagtcatcttgagctaaagtaagatcctgccttgaaaaacacaacaacaacaacaaatcaccAAGGCCCCACTTCAGTGAATGTTTCCCCTTATCTTACTTtttctccatatttcttttttgttgttgttgtttgtgtgggCCCAGGTGTATATTCAGTTATGCATGTATTTggttgcacatatgtctggagtcatAGGGTCCACAGTGTCCTTCTCTatcattctctaccttattttctgaACTGAACCCGGTgcttaccaatttggctagacaaggAAGGCAACAAAccctcaggatcctcctgtctctgctccccagccctggaattacaggtgccaccacgcccaactttagtatgggtgctaggaatctaaaatcaggtcctcatgcttgcacagcaagtaataaaccactaagccatttccctagcccctccaTATTTCCTATTATCATCTGTCTCACTATATATTTGTATGCTGTCTTTCTCCTCCCACTAAAAGGtcacttttagttttttgtttgtttgattttggtttgtttcgttttttttgttttttatttttcgaggtagggtctcactctggctcagctgacctggaattcactatgtaatctcagggtggcctcaaactcttggcaatcctcctacctctgcctcccgagtgctgggattaaagtcacgtgccaccacgcccggctttgttttttttttttttttttgagcgacagacacagacagaaagactgacagagggagagagagagaatgggcgcatcagggcccccagaccctgcaaacgaactccagacacgtgcgcccccttgtgcatctggctaatgtgggacctggggaactgagcctcgaaccggggtccttaggcttcacaggcaagcgcttaaccgctaagccatctatctctccagccctgtttttgttttttgaggtaagtgttcagtatgtagtctcaggcttacctcaaactcacagcaattctcctaccttgtcCTTgaaactgctaggattaaaggtatgtgtcaccacacctgtgAACGATTATGTTTTCTATTATATATCTAGTACCTAGATCAGTAGGCacctcgattttttttttttaaaaagggagcagggcatggtggcacaggcctttaatcccagcacttgggaagcagaggtaggagggttgctgtgagttcgaggccaccctgagactacatagtgaattccaggtctgcctaggctaaagtgagaccctacctcgaaaaacaaacaacaacaaaaaagtgaggttctggagggatggcttagtggttaaggtgtttgcctgcaaagtcaaaggacctaggttcaattccccaggacccacgttagccaggtgcacaaaggtgctCATGTGttaagttcatctgcagtggctggaggccctggcacacccattctctctctctctatcaaattaattaattaattaattaatatatttaaaaataaatatttttttaaagtgaatgaatgaatgaaggaatcaGATATAATGGAGAAACTCTCTACAGACTGACAGGAGACTTGATCTTCACTCTCTCTTCATCGTTCTCTGGTACATGCCAGACTTCAAGACAACAGACGCTCACTCCCCAACTATTActtaacaagaaagaaaagggccTCTGCAATAGCATGTAAACAAGAAACACCCGAGATGGGGAGGTGGCACACACAgtggtttaagcgcttgcctgcaaagtctaagaaacagcgttcgattccccagtactcatgtaaagctagatgcttaAAGAGGAACATGACTGGAGTTTATTGGAGGGGAAAGAGGCCCGAGTAGGCCCAAACTCATTCTCTCACccacaaatcaataaatcaaaataaatgaataggacACCGATGTAACTGGATCTGGGAATCCTAGAGTGTCCGTAAATCACTCACTTAATCCTTACACCTTTTCCTCAGCTCTCAACTAGAGACACACTTCCCTACACACACAGCTGTTGTGCGATAACAGGGGCTTTGGGAAGTGAAAATGCGCTTTGTAAACTAGGCAACGCCAAAGAAACGTGAATAATTACTTCTGATCCTGACCCGCACCCCAATCAATTTGCCCAGATCCCAAGGAGACATTCGCGTCCTTGAGTTTCTTATCTCACCTGCACAGCCACAAGAAGGATAAGCCCAGACGCCTCCAAACAGGACCTAAGCGGAACCGCACGCCGCGTTCTCAGATACAGACGTGCTGGAAAGCAAACGCGGCTCGTCTCTTGAACGGTGGGAGGAAGCGCGGCCGCGCAGTCCCTGCTGGGACTGCCGGGAGGTGAGCGCGCGTCGCCGCTCGGCCTTCTGGGAGTTGTAGTTCCAGGATTGTGCGCGTGACGCCAGAGGTGGACGGGGAGGTGCAGTCATTGTGCGCGAGCCAGCGGGGGGAGGCCTGGCCTGGACGCTTGCGCGTGGGGGCGGGGACGCAGCCGGGGCGTGCCAGTTGCAGAGTCCCGCTCCACCTACGGTCTAGAAAGGCGAAGGGTTGGACTAAAATGAAGAGCGCAAGCTGTCCGGGTCTTCTGCCTGCCTAGACCACTAGCCAGAAAGTGGGGAAGTTAAAACCCAGGTTGGGAGGGAGGAAAGCTAGGGGTATGGGAAGTGGGGAGGAAAACAGTCCGCTTGAGGCTACGCAGAGCTGACTTTCTGTACCCGACAGCACGTAGAAGTCactcagagccgggcgtggtagctggcgctcgcctttaatcccagcacctgggaggcagaggtaggaggatcaccgtgagttcgaggccaccctgagactccatagtgaattccaggtcagactgggctagagtgagaccctgcctccaaaagacaacaaaaaagtCACATCACTCagaatggggctagagaaataaatggcttagcggttaaagccaaagaaccgaggttcgattccccaggaccacatgcaTACGGTGGCTcaagcgtttggagttcgttggcagcggtggaagctctggcacacccatattctctctctccctgtctctcaaataaataaatagaaatcactCAGAATTGTTATTCTttcggttttatttatttttatttatttatttttattttttggtttttcgaggaagggtctcactctggtccaggctgacctggaattcacttatgtagtctcagggtggcctcgaactctcggcgatcctcctacctctgcctcccgagtgctgggattaaaggcgtgcaccaccacacccaacttctttcggttttattttgatcttactatatagcccaggctaagctaCCCTCAGACTCTCGGAGATACTTCTCtctcaacctcctgaatgctggaattacagacgtgagccaccaaacccagctgaaattgttttctttagtaaaagaataaaatccatagctgggtgcagtggtgcaagcctttaatcccagcactcgggaggcagaggtatgaggatcgccgtgagttccaggccaccctgagactccatagtgaattccaggtcagcctgggctagagtgagactctaccttgaaaaaacatttttaaaaaaatcacgtATATCATCCAGTTACCATGTAAATTATTCATTACCCaacaatctctctccctccttccccatccccccCCAGCCCCTAATCATAATTGTTTTCCTAGGAAAATTTCTTGATGTTTATACAAGGTCAGTCATTTGCCCAGTAGGACCAACAGATCCAGCCATGACTATAATCCAGTGTTCATGAGCTTGGTCTTTGGAAGCTTGAATTGTATGCTTaatgtgtgactttgggcaaatCACAGGCTTCCTTTCCCTGAGACGTTCCTTgactgtaaaatggggataataacaGTATCCAACCTCTTAAAGTTGTTTTGAAGATTAGATGGGATAATACATGTAAAGCACTAAGCACAATGCCTATAATACAGAAAGTATCTGATGTAAGCTTCTAAGTTTTTATTATAGGCTGGGAAAGCTGGAACAGTATCATCTATTTATACAATActttacatttttcttatttttctttttcttttcttttttttttttttttgaggtagagtctcattctggcccagactgacctggaattaactgtgtagtctcaggttggcctcaaactcactgcaatcctcctatctgtgcctcgagagtgctgggattaaaagtgtgtgccaccatgccaggcttacttTACATTTTTCTAAATTCGTTCAGGTCTCTTGTTTCACAGCATCTCACAAAGTTAGCTTAATTATCTCTGATTTCATTTGGGAAGGACACTAAGATAGGCAAAGATACTTGCCCAGTCATTCAGTTATTAGTAGAGGTATGACTCTGTGATAGCTGATTTCAACTGCCAACTTGATCAAATTATTAAACACTAGGGGCATAAATGAGGCATGTCTTTGGCTGTCTGAAAGAGTGTTTCCACCGAGTTTAACCCTGAATGTGAACCATACCATTTCCATTGGctcaataaaaacagaaaaagaaagaccagagaaatggcttagctattaaggtgcttgcctgcaaagccaaaggacccaagtttgattccccaggacccatgtaagccaggtacacaaggtggcacatgtgtctggagttcatctgcaacggctgaaggccctggcatacccatttttctcttctctctttgcttctctcaaaaaaaaaaaatatatatatatatatatatattaaagccaggcatggcgttgcatgcctttaatcccagcacttgggaggcagaggtaggaggatcactgtgagtttgaggccaccctaagacttcataatgaattccaggtcagcctggactagagtgagaccctaccttggggaaaaaaaaaaaaaaaaaaaaagcaccagtaTTCTCCCCTGTCTGCTTTGGGATCTGTCCATATCTAAGCAAGCTCCCACCACAGATGTAAGCCACTCctactgccatgcctttcctaccACCATGCTGGACTCTAGCCCCTGAACCAGGGGCCAAGGTCAGCCATTCCTCCCCTTAAGTTCCTTcatgtcaggtgtttggtcatagcaatgagaaaagtaataaatacCAAGTCAAACCAAGAATTTGGCAATCTGAATACAATTTTAGTAATGGCAGTTATATAGATGTCAGATTCTgttccttggacttcacaggtaTAAGCTCATTTAATTCCTGAAAGAATTTTGTAGAATAATggtcattcccattttaaatttacttaccaaaaaaaggggggagggggaggctggagagatggtttagcagtgaaggcacttttctgcaaagccaaggatcctggttctattccccaggacccaggtaagccagatgcacaagatggcatatgtgtcctgagttcatttgcagtggcactcccattctcattcattctctccctccttctttctctcacacaaataaataaaaataaaatatttgttttaaggtGAGGGgccggggaggtggctcagaggttagaggtATTTTCTTGCaaacctggcagcccaggtttgattctccagtatctaccacctaaagtaagatgcacaaagtagtacatgtgtctcaGTTCATTTGcaaccctagcatgcccatttgctctctctcaagtcagtcaataagtaaaaatatatttaaaaaaaaaaagagctgggcgtggtggcacacacctttaattccagcactgcggaggcagaggtaggaggattactgtgaattcgagATCActctacatagggaattccaggacagcctggactagagtaaaaccctatctcaaaaaactaaaaataaataaataaataaaataatagtgagTACTTTTTTCATCCCGCTCATCTGATGAATACAGACTGAGGATCTTGGGACAACTTTCTGATCTGCCTTTCTATGGCTGGCCCACTTAGCATTGACACTTCTCTGAGggcttgttttaactttttttgttttgtttttcaagatagggtctcactctagcccaggctgacttgcaattcactatgtagtctcaaggtggcctcaaactcatggcgattctcctacctctgactcccaagtgctgggattaaaggcatgcgccaccacgccaggctttttttttttttttttcttaacaagaagggtctcactttatcccagtccaggctgacctagaattcactatgtagtctctgggtggccttgaactcacagagatcatcctacctctgcctcccaagtgctgggattaaaagtgtgcactaccacacccaattTATTTTAATACCATGCAGCCATTAGTTATTCAGTTAACTGTTATTGTATGTGCTGATCTTCTACCTTCAGAATTTCATGTCTTGAGCCTCCAAGTCTCAACTTTCTGAGGAACTCTCCCTTTTCCATATAACCTgtctcctagatttttttttcttccacactCTCGCTTAAGCCAATGTCTCCCAAATACCTGCAAGTcatctttatgtggatattgtaTAACCAACCATCTCCAGTTGATTTTAGGAAGAACCCTCCCCCGCTTCAGACTGCTCTCCACTTTGCTTCTTAGACAAAGAAAAAAGGACACAACATTTAAAACATCTGCTTGCCCACACTCTCCCTTCTCACTTCAATCTTCACCAAGCACTCCTGTCATTTACTTCCCACCAAAAAGGATTCTGT carries:
- the Clp1 gene encoding polyribonucleotide 5'-hydroxyl-kinase Clp1, with the protein product MGEEANDDKKPTTKFELERETELRFEVEASQSVQLELLSGMAEIFGTELTRNKKFTFDAGAKVAVFTWHGCSLQLSGRTEVAYVSKDTPMLLYLNTHTALEQMRRQAEKEEERGPRVMVVGPTDVGKSTVCRLLLNYGVRLGRRPTYVELDVGQGSVSIPGTMGALYIERPADVEEGFSIQAPLVYHFGSTTPGTNIKLYNKITSRLADVFNQRCEVNRRASVSGCVINTCGWVKGSGYQALVHAASAFEVDVVVVLDQERLYNELKRDLPHFVRTVLLPKSGGVVERSKDFRRECRDERIREYFYGFRGCFYPHAFNVKFSDVKIYKVGAPTIPDSCLPLGMSQEDNQLKLVPVTPGRDMVHHLLSVSTAEGTEENLSETSVAGFIVVTSVDLEHQVFTVLSPAPRPLPKNYLLIMDIRFMDLK